One Drosophila kikkawai strain 14028-0561.14 chromosome 3L, DkikHiC1v2, whole genome shotgun sequence genomic window carries:
- the LOC108077498 gene encoding uncharacterized protein has translation MALLLVHLRRLILLLTVVYLSGAVFRRLLTERHHSYVLQSNGFMGFGRLRGGGGGSKEPYHFQWWAYIYTCYAYVVLVNYVSMRRLTNLIEFFLQ, from the coding sequence ATGGCGCTGTTGCTGGTGCATCTGCGGCGCCTGATTCTCCTGCTGACTGTGGTCTACCTCAGTGGGGCAGTGTTCCGGCGGCTGCTCACCGAGCGACATCACTCATACGTCCTGCAGTCCAACGGATTCATGGGCTTCGGCCGCCTTCGAGGCGGCGGCGGGGGATCCAAGGAACCGTATCACTTCCAGTGGTGGGCCTACATTTACACCTGCTACGCCTACGTCGTGCTAGTCAACTACGTCAGCATGCGCCGGCTGACCAACCTGATCGAGTTCTTTTTGCAATGA
- the LOC108077512 gene encoding uncharacterized protein encodes MPRRRRSRRKLNPSIALRKKNQESAGHSSRSKSEPPLPPTVPDSPKAKPPKSEPPSEEVTGEAASTSSGEVGNEAEYKLFPEVFEKPPLGLLPTFADVFGQPSYENGYQPKDVPPAAAPTSSSSSTSTFASTSQGCGCPGIQSTADGHFTQIPATMLNDSFGMTGLLAAIRSTVTEPGSTQLIFGEDLTTYGLDLAAQGDIYVHFNGPFTMEPPERSSMDCALELGMRAMRDAMDRYPPLPPFWDPFVPETRNLGLLGVDGKKLASDQGQEPKMATKPESKSEPKTEPVKESKEDPPLTPPERSRDRERNPKSGIQNKKKKSKHR; translated from the coding sequence ATGCCGCGTCGCCGTCGTTCACGCCGGAAGTTGAATCCCTCGATAGCTCTGAGGAAGAAGAACCAGGAGAGTGCCGGGCACAGCAGTCGCTCGAAGTCGGAGCCGCCTCTTCCGCCCACCGTACCGGATTCGCCAAAGGCGAAGCCACCCAAGTCGGAGCCGCCCAGCGAGGAGGTTACGGGCGAGGCGGCCTCCACTTCCAGTGGAGAAGTCGGCAATGAGGCGGAATACAAGCTCTTCCCCGAGGTCTTTGAAAAACCGCCACTGGGCCTGCTGCCTACTTTCGCTGACGTGTTCGGGCAGCCATCTTACGAAAATGGTTACCAGCCAAAGGATGTGCCGCCCGCCGCCGCCCCAACTTCATCCTCGTCCTCGACCTCCACATTCGCGTCCACTTCGCAGGGTTGTGGCTGCCCTGGAATCCAGAGCACGGCCGACGGGCATTTTACCCAAATTCCCGCCACAATGCTGAACGACAGTTTTGGGATGACGGGTCTGTTGGCGGCCATTCGGAGCACGGTCACGGAGCCGGGCTCCACGCAGCTGATCTTCGGCGAGGACCTAACCACCTACGGCCTAGACTTGGCCGCCCAAGGCGACATCTACGTGCATTTTAATGGTCCGTTTACCATGGAACCGCCAGAGCGCAGCTCCATGGATTGCGCCCTAGAGCTGGGGATGCGTGCCATGCGGGATGCGATGGACAGGTATCCACCCCTGCCGCCGTTCTGGGATCCCTTTGTGCCGGAGACCCGGAACCTGGGACTTCTGGGTGTCGACGGCAAAAAACTGGCTTCGGACCAAGGCCAAGAACCCAAGATGGCAACCAAACCGGAATCCAAGTCGGAACCCAAAACGGAACCCGTGAAGGAGTCCAAAGAAGATCCACCTCTGACGCCACCAGAGCGTAGTCGGGATCGAGAAAGGAATCCCAAATCCGGGAttcagaataaaaaaaagaagtccAAGCATCGATAG